In one window of Phyllopteryx taeniolatus isolate TA_2022b chromosome 23, UOR_Ptae_1.2, whole genome shotgun sequence DNA:
- the LOC133472840 gene encoding mucin-19-like isoform X2 — protein MDLELTATSTPSNTEIADVLSEAALKVSGFDIETSSIAVDGTAIDVLTTQSAATATPVLTTTDETDKTTAIATTRGSTTAHTTEDMSAPTTSAASSATVTTAQATTAVTTPAETTAVATPADLTTLAETMAGTSAGTTASVLMSSVVTSETAIPTVVSTGATAETTVVETTGKSETTVQRTVETSAHTSTVVEATSEKATTAQATTAVTIPAETTFGATTPESETVHITAETSAPTTFVASTATTAQATTAVTTPAEATAIATAEDSTTLAETTAGISAGTTTSILPSSAATSETETPTVVSNGATTAETTVVDTTAESETAVETTVVTSAPTTTAVLATSATTRASATTAEVTTAEITPAEKTTVATTAESETTAQKTVETPAPTTSAASSAKATTAQEATAVTTPAEATAVATAEDSTTLAETTAGISAGTTTSILESSAAPSETATPAEASTGAMTVVETTAKSETTVQTTVATSAPTSSVVEATSAKATTAQATTAVTIPAETTFVDTTPESETVHITVETSAPTAFVASTATLAQATAVRTSAPTSSVVEATSAKATTAQATTAVTIPAETTFVDTTPESETVHITVETSAPTAFVASTATLAQATAVTTPAEATAAATAEASTNLAETTAGISAGTTTSILESSAATSETATPVVASTGATAETTVVETTAKSETTVQTTVETLAPTSPVVEATSAKATTAQATTAVTVPAEATAVATAEDSTTLAETTAGISAGTTTSILPSSAATSETETPTVVSNGATTAETTVVDTTAESETAVETTVVTSAPTTTAVLATSATTRASATTAEVTTAEITPAEKTTVATTAESETTAQKTVETPAPTTSAASSAKATTAQEATAVTTPAEATAVATAEDSTTLAETTAGISAGTTTSILESSAATSETATPAEASTGAMTVVETTAKSETTVQTTVATSAPTSSVVEATSAKATTAQATTAVTIPAETTFVDTTPESETVHITVETSAPTAFVASTATLAQATAVTTPAEATAAATAEASTNLAETTAGISAGTTTSILESSAATSETATPVVASTGATAETTVVETTAKSETTVQTTVETLAPTSPVVEATSAKATTAQATTAVTVPAEATAVATAEDSTTLAETTAGISAGTTTSILPSSAATSETETPTVVSNGATTAETTVVDTTAESETAVETTVVTSAPTTTAVLATSATTRASATTAEVTTAEITPAEKTTVATTAESETTAQKTVETPAPTTSAASSAKATTAQEATAVTTPAEATAVATAEDSTTLAETTAGISAGTTTSILESSAAPSETATPAEASTGAMTVVETTAKSETTVQTTVATSAPTSSVVEATSAKATTAQATTAVTIPAETTFVDTTPESETVHITVETSAPTAFVASTATTAQATAVTTPAEATAAATAEASTNLAETTAGISAGTTTSILESSEATSETATPAVASTGATAETTVVETTAKSETTVQTTVETLAPTSPVVEATSAKATTAQATTAVTIPAETTFGATTPESETVHITVETSAPTTFVASTATTAQATTAVTTPAEATAAATAEASTNLAETTAGISAGTTTSILESSEATSETATPAVASTGATAETTVVETTAKSETTVQTTVETSAPTSPVVEATSAKATTAQATTAVTIPAETTFGATTPESETVHITVETSAPTAFVASTATLAQATAVRTSAPTSSVVEATSAKATTAQATTAVTIPAETTFVDTTPESETVHITVETSAPTAFVASTATLAQATAVTTPAEATAAATAEASTNLAETTAGISAGTTTSILESSAATSETATPVVASTGATAETTVVETTAKSETTVQTTVETLAPTSPVVEATSAKATTAQATTAVTVPAEATAVATAEDSTTLAETTAGISAGTTTSILPSSAATSETETPTVVSNGATTAETTVVDTTAESETAVETTVVTSAPTTTAVLATSATTRASATTAEVTTAEITPAEKTTVATTAESETTAQKTVETPAPTTSAASTAKATTAQEATAVTTPAEATAVATAEDSTTLAETTAGISAGTTTSILESSAAPSETATPAEASTGAMTVVETTAKSETTVQTTVETLAPTSPVVEATSAKATTAQATTAVTIPAETTFGATTPESETVHITVETSAPTTFVASTATTAQATTAVTTPAEATAAATAEASTNLAETTAGISAGTTTSILESSAATSETATPAVASTGATAETTVVETTAKSETTVQTTVETLAPTSPVVEATSAKATTAQATTAVTIPAETTFGATTPESETVHITVETSAPTTFVASTATTAVTTPAEATAVATAEDSTTLAGTTAGISAGTTTSILASSAATSETETTTVVSTGATTAETTAVDTTAESETAVETTVVTSAPTTTAVLATSATTRATATTAEVTTAETTPAETTTVATTAGSETTAQKTVETTAPMTFVVSSATATFAQATTAVTTPAETTSVTSAANSTTLAETMAGTSAGTTTSVLTSSTAPSDTATPAGASTGATTAETTVGDTNAESETAVQTTVVTSAPTTTAVLSISAATSTTAKSAVTIPGETTAGATTAESKNTAQPAVEISAPTTTVALTSAATSETLMPAGAVTGEATAETTAASITTESETTFGTAIETSVSSVPTSGASPPTTAVVPSGTTTQSIQTTATAFTSTAERATVTQTITTTPTAEMTGSPAQASTAGTVNTATGNAATSAATNPVTNALTGNAATNFVTNALTGNAATNFVTNALTGNAATNFVTNAATNFVTNAATGNAVTNSVTNAVTGNAATNSVTNGATGNAATNSVTNGATGNAATNSVTNGATGNAATNSVTNSATGNAATNSVTNGATGNAATNFASNAATVSAVANSVTNALTGNAATNFVTNAATGNAATNFATNGVTGNAATNSVTNAATGNDGTNAVTENSVTNAVSGNGATNAATANAATNAATGNAGTNAMTGNAATGNAPTNAATGNAGTNAMTGNAATNAATANAATNAATGNAATNAVTANAATNAATGNAATGNAGTNAATANAATANVVTNAATGNAGTNAMTGNAATGNAPTNAATGNAGTNAVTGNAATGNAPTNAATGNAGTNAMTGNAATGNAPTNAATGNAATNAATANALTNAATGNVATNVATLNAATNAATGNATTENAPTNAATANAATNAATGNAGTNAMTGNAATNAATANAATNAATANAATNAATGNAATGNAPTNAATANAATANAVTNAATGNARTNAMTGNAATGNAPTNAATANAATNAPTGNAPTNAATGNAPTNAATANAATNAATGNPATGNAPTNAATANAATNAATGNAATGNAPTNAATANAATNAATGKAATGNASTNAATGNAATNAATANAATNAATGIVATTVPGATQVATRTMAAAVTVITRRVSFRSLQSTFTNDLLNQSSPQFKFRATMIKSQLQPLFQREFPTIFRILIIIGFRPGSVINDMDLQFTNTAPNNTAIAAVLTDAASVVSGFDIEQSSITIEGIVSGGASHKIGLVSASCLVVLSWILSSQQ, from the exons ATGGACCTTGAGTTAACGGCCACATCTACACCAAGTAACACCGAAATTGCGGATGTCTTGTCTGAAGCGGCTTTAAAAGTCAGTGGCTTTGACATTGAAACCAGCTCCATCGCTGTTGATGGGACAGCCATAGACGTGTTGACGACACAATCTGCTGCAACGGCAACCCCTGTTCTGACAACAACAGATGAAACCGATAAAACAACTGCCATAGCCACAACAAGAGGATCAACAACAGCTCATACAACTGAAGACATGTCAGCTCCAACAACATCTGCAGCCTCAAGTGCAACAGTAACAACTGCTCAGGCAACAACTGCAGTGACAACCCCTGCTGAAACAACAGCTGTAGCCACACCAGCAGACTTGACAACGCTTGCTGAAACAATGGCAGGAACATCAGCTGGCACAACAGCATCAGTATTGATGTCATCTGTAGTAACTAGTGAAACAGCAATACCTACTGTGGTGTCAACTGGGGCAACTGCTGAAACAACAGTTGTAGAAACAACTGGCAAGTCTGAAACGACAGTTCAGAGAACTGTAGAAACATCGGCTCACACATCAACAGTTGTAGAAGCAACAAGTGAAAAGGCAACCACTGCTCAGGCAACAACTGCAGTGACAATCCCTGCTGAAACTACATTTGGAGCCACAACCCCAGAATCAGAAACAGTTCACATAACTGCAGAAACGTCAGCTCCAACAACATTTGTAGCATCAACAGCAACAACTGCTCAGGCAACAACTGCAGTGACAACCCCTGCTGAAGCAACAGCTATAGCCACAGCAGAAGACTCTACAACGCTTGCTGAAACAACTGCAGGAATATCAGCTGGCACAACAACATCAATATTGCCGTCATCTGCAGCAACTAGTGAAACAGAAACACCAACTGTGGTGTCAAATGGGGCAACAACTGCTGAAACGACAGTTGTAGACACCACTGCAGAATCAGAAACAGCAGTTGAGACAACTGTTGTAACATCTgctccaacaacaacagcagtgcTGGCAACATCTGCCACGACACGTGCGTCGGCGACCACTGCTGAGGTAACAACTGCAGAGATAACCCCTGCTGAGAAAACAACTGTAGCCACAACTGCAGAATCAGAAACAACAGCTCAGAAAACTGTAGAAACGCCAGCTCCCACGACATCTGCAGCATCAAGTGCAAAAGCAACAACTGCTCAAGAAGCAACTGCAGTGACAACCCCTGCTGAAGCAACAGCTGTAGCCACAGCAGAAGACTCTACAACTCTAGCTGAAACAACTGCAGGAATATCAGCTGGCACAACTACATCAATATTGGAGTCATCTGCAGCACCGAGTGAAACAGCAACACCTGCTGAGGCATCAACTGGTGCAATGACAGTTGTAGAAACAACTGCCAAGTCTGAAACGACAGTCCAGACAACTGTAGCAACATCGGCTCCCACATCATCAGTTGTAGAAGCAACAAGTGCAAAGGCAACCACTGCTCAGGCAACAACTGCAGTGACAATCCCTGCTGAAACCACATTTGTAGACACAACCCCAGAATCAGAAACAGTTCACATAACTGTAGAAACGTCAGCTCCAACAGCATTTGTAGCATCAACAGCAACACTTGCTCAGGCAACTGCAGTGAGAACATCGGCTCCCACATCATCAGTTGTAGAAGCAACAAGTGCAAAGGCAACCACTGCTCAGGCAACAACTGCAGTGACAATCCCTGCTGAAACCACATTTGTAGACACAACCCCAGAATCAGAAACAGTTCACATAACTGTAGAAACGTCAGCTCCAACAGCATTTGTAGCATCAACAGCAACACTTGCTCAGGCAACTGCAGTGACAACCCCTGCTGAAGCAACAGCTGCAGCCACAGCAGAAGCCTCTACAAATCTTGCTGAAACAACTGCAGGAATATCAGCTGGCACAACAACATCAATATTGGAGTCATCTGCAGCAACGAGTGAAACAGCAACACCTGTTGTGGCATCAACTGGTGCAACTGCTGAAACGACAGTTGTAGAAACAACTGCCAAGTCTGAAACGACAGTTCAGACAACTGTAGAAACATTGGCTCCCACATCACCAGTTGTAGAAGCAACAAGTGCAAAGGCAACTACTGCTCAGGCAACAACAGCAGTGACAGTCCCTGCTGAAGCAACAGCTGTAGCCACAGCAGAAGACTCTACAACTCTTGCTGAAACAACTGCAGGAATATCAGCTGGCACAACAACATCAATATTGCCGTCATCTGCAGCAACTAGTGAAACAGAAACACCAACTGTGGTGTCAAATGGGGCAACAACTGCTGAAACGACAGTTGTAGACACCACTGCAGAATCAGAAACAGCAGTTGAGACAACTGTTGTAACATCTgctccaacaacaacagcagtgcTGGCAACATCTGCCACGACACGTGCGTCGGCGACCACTGCTGAGGTAACAACTGCAGAGATAACCCCTGCTGAGAAAACAACTGTAGCCACAACTGCAGAATCAGAAACAACAGCTCAGAAAACTGTAGAAACGCCAGCTCCCACGACATCTGCAGCATCAAGTGCAAAAGCAACAACTGCTCAAGAAGCAACTGCAGTGACAACCCCTGCTGAAGCAACAGCTGTAGCCACAGCAGAAGACTCTACAACTCTAGCTGAAACAACTGCAGGAATATCAGCTGGCACAACAACATCAATATTGGAATCATCTGCAGCAACGAGTGAAACAGCAACACCTGCTGAGGCATCAACTGGTGCAATGACAGTTGTAGAAACAACTGCCAAGTCTGAAACAACAGTTCAGACAACTGTAGCAACATCGGCTCCCACATCATCAGTTGTAGAAGCAACAAGTGCAAAGGCAACCACTGCTCAGGCAACAACTGCAGTGACAATCCCTGCTGAAACCACATTTGTAGACACAACCCCAGAATCAGAAACAGTTCACATAACTGTAGAAACGTCAGCTCCAACAGCATTTGTAGCATCAACAGCAACACTTGCTCAGGCAACTGCAGTGACAACCCCTGCTGAAGCAACAGCTGCAGCCACAGCAGAAGCCTCTACAAATCTTGCTGAAACAACTGCAGGAATATCAGCTGGCACAACAACATCAATATTGGAGTCATCTGCAGCAACGAGTGAAACAGCAACACCTGTTGTGGCATCAACTGGTGCAACTGCTGAAACGACAGTTGTAGAAACAACTGCCAAGTCTGAAACGACAGTTCAGACAACTGTAGAAACATTGGCTCCCACATCACCAGTTGTAGAAGCAACAAGTGCAAAGGCAACTACTGCTCAGGCAACAACAGCAGTGACAGTCCCTGCCGAAGCAACAGCTGTAGCCACAGCAGAAGACTCTACAACTCTTGCTGAAACAACTGCAGGAATATCAGCTGGCACAACAACATCAATATTGCCGTCATCTGCAGCAACTAGTGAAACAGAAACACCAACTGTGGTGTCAAATGGGGCAACAACTGCTGAAACGACAGTTGTAGACACCACTGCAGAATCAGAAACAGCAGTTGAGACAACTGTTGTAACATCTgctccaacaacaacagcagtgcTGGCAACATCTGCCACGACACGTGCGTCGGCGACCACTGCTGAGGTAACAACTGCAGAGATAACCCCTGCTGAGAAAACAACTGTAGCCACAACTGCAGAATCAGAAACAACAGCTCAGAAAACTGTAGAAACGCCAGCTCCCACGACATCTGCAGCATCAAGTGCAAAAGCAACAACTGCTCAAGAAGCAACTGCAGTGACAACCCCTGCTGAAGCAACAGCTGTAGCCACAGCAGAAGACTCTACAACTCTAGCTGAAACAACTGCAGGAATATCAGCTGGCACAACTACATCAATATTGGAGTCATCTGCAGCACCGAGTGAAACAGCAACACCTGCTGAGGCATCAACTGGTGCAATGACAGTTGTAGAAACAACTGCCAAGTCTGAAACGACAGTCCAGACAACTGTAGCAACATCGGCTCCCACATCATCAGTTGTAGAAGCAACAAGTGCAAAGGCAACCACTGCTCAGGCAACAACTGCAGTGACAATCCCTGCTGAAACCACATTTGTAGACACAACCCCAGAATCAGAAACAGTTCACATAACTGTAGAAACGTCAGCTCCAACAGCATTTGTAGCATCAACAGCAACAACTGCTCAGGCAACTGCAGTGACAACCCCTGCTGAAGCAACAGCTGCAGCCACAGCAGAAGCCTCTACAAATCTTGCTGAAACAACTGCAGGAATATCAGCTGGCACAACAACATCAATATTGGAGTCATCTGAAGCAACGAGTGAAACAGCAACACCTGCTGTGGCATCAACTGGTGCAACTGCTGAAACGACAGTTGTAGAAACAACTGCCAAGTCTGAAACGACAGTTCAGACAACTGTAGAAACATTGGCTCCCACATCACCAGTTGTAGAAGCAACAAGTGCAAAGGCAACCACTGCTCAGGCAACAACTGCAGTGACAATCCCTGCTGAAACCACATTTGGAGCCACAACCCCAGAATCAGAAACAGTCCACATAACTGTAGAAACGTCAGCTCCAACAACATTTGTAGCATCAACAGCAACAACTGCTCAGGCAACAACTGCAGTGACAACCCCTGCTGAAGCAACAGCTGCAGCCACAGCAGAAGCCTCTACAAATCTTGCTGAAACAACTGCAGGAATATCAGCTGGCACAACAACATCAATATTGGAGTCATCTGAAGCAACGAGTGAAACAGCAACACCTGCTGTGGCATCAACTGGTGCAACTGCTGAAACGACAGTTGTAGAAACAACTGCCAAGTCTGAAACGACAGTTCAGACAACTGTAGAAACATCGGCTCCCACATCACCAGTTGTAGAAGCAACAAGTGCAAAGGCAACCACTGCTCAGGCAACAACTGCAGTGACAATCCCTGCTGAAACCACATTTGGAGCCACAACCCCAGAATCAGAAACAGTCCACATAACTGTAGAAACGTCAGCTCCAACAGCATTTGTAGCATCAACAGCAACACTTGCTCAGGCAACTGCAGTGAGAACATCGGCTCCCACATCATCAGTTGTAGAAGCAACAAGTGCAAAGGCAACCACTGCTCAGGCAACAACTGCAGTGACAATCCCTGCTGAAACCACATTTGTAGACACAACCCCAGAATCAGAAACAGTTCACATAACTGTAGAAACGTCAGCTCCAACAGCATTTGTAGCATCAACAGCAACACTTGCTCAGGCAACTGCAGTGACAACCCCTGCTGAAGCAACAGCTGCAGCCACAGCAGAAGCCTCTACAAATCTTGCTGAAACAACTGCAGGAATATCAGCTGGCACAACAACATCAATATTGGAGTCATCTGCAGCAACGAGTGAAACAGCAACACCTGTTGTGGCATCAACTGGTGCAACTGCTGAAACGACAGTTGTAGAAACAACTGCCAAGTCTGAAACGACAGTTCAGACAACTGTAGAAACATTGGCTCCCACATCACCAGTTGTAGAAGCAACAAGTGCAAAGGCAACTACTGCTCAGGCAACAACAGCAGTGACAGTCCCTGCCGAAGCAACAGCTGTAGCCACAGCAGAAGACTCTACAACTCTTGCTGAAACAACTGCAGGAATATCAGCTGGCACAACAACATCAATATTGCCGTCATCTGCAGCAACTAGTGAAACAGAAACACCAACTGTGGTGTCAAATGGGGCAACAACTGCTGAAACGACAGTTGTAGACACCACTGCAGAATCAGAAACAGCAGTTGAGACAACTGTTGTAACATCTgctccaacaacaacagcagtgcTGGCAACATCTGCCACGACACGTGCGTCGGCGACCACTGCTGAGGTAACAACTGCAGAGATAACCCCTGCTGAGAAAACAACTGTAGCCACAACTGCAGAATCAGAAACAACAGCTCAGAAAACTGTAGAAACGCCAGCTCCCACGACATCTGCAGCATCAACTGCAAAAGCAACAACTGCTCAAGAAGCAACTGCAGTGACAACCCCTGCTGAAGCAACAGCTGTAGCCACAGCAGAAGACTCTACAACTCTAGCTGAAACAACTGCAGGAATATCAGCTGGCACAACTACATCAATATTGGAGTCATCTGCAGCACCGAGTGAAACAGCAACACCTGCTGAGGCATCAACTGGTGCAATGACAGTTGTAGAAACAACTGCCAAGTCTGAAACGACAGTTCAGACAACTGTAGAAACATTGGCTCCCACATCACCAGTTGTAGAAGCAACAAGTGCAAAGGCAACCACTGCTCAGGCAACAACTGCAGTGACAATCCCTGCTGAAACCACATTTGGAGCCACAACCCCAGAATCAGAAACAGTCCACATAACTGTAGAAACGTCAGCTCCAACAACATTTGTAGCATCAACAGCAACAACTGCTCAGGCAACAACTGCAGTGACAACCCCTGCTGAAGCAACAGCTGCAGCCACAGCAGAAGCCTCTACAAATCTTGCTGAAACAACTGCAGGAATATCAGCTGGCACAACAACATCAATATTGGAGTCATCTGCAGCAACGAGTGAAACAGCAACACCTGCTGTGGCATCAACTGGTGCAACTGCTGAAACGACAGTTGTAGAAACAACTGCCAAGTCTGAAACGACAGTTCAGACAACTGTAGAAACATTGGCTCCCACATCACCAGTTGTAGAAGCAACAAGTGCAAAGGCAACCACTGCTCAGGCAACAACTGCAGTGACAATCCCTGCTGAAACCACATTTGGAGCCACAACCCCAGAATCAGAAACAGTCCACATAACTGTAGAAACGTCAGCTCCAACAACATTTGTAGCAtcaacagcaacaactgcagTGACAACCCCTGCTGAAGCAACAGCTGTAGCCACAGCAGAAGACTCTACAACTCTTGCTGGAACAACTGCAGGAATATCAGCTGGCACAACAACATCAATATTGGCGTCATCTGCAGCAACTAGTGAAACAGAAACAACTACTGTGGTGTCAACTGGGGCAACAACTGCTGAAACGACAGCTGTAGACACAACTGCAGAATCAGAAACAGCAGTTGAGACAACTGTTGTAACATCTgctccaacaacaacagcagtgcTGGCAACATCTGCCACAACACGTGCGACGGCGACAACTGCTGAGGTAACAACTGCAGAGACAACCCCTGCTGAGACAACAACTGTAGCCACAACTGCAGGATCAGAAACAACAGCTCAGAAAACTGTAGAAACAACAGCTCCCATGACATTTGTAGTGTCAAGTGCAACAGCCACATTTGCTCAGGCAACAACTGCAGTGACAACCCCTGCTGAAACAACAAGTGTAACCAGTGCAGCAAACTCGACAACACTTGCTGAAACAATGGCAGGAACATCAGCAGGCACAACAACATCAGTACTGACATCATCTACAGCACCTAGTGACACAGCAACCCCTGCTGGGGCGTCAACTGGGGCAACAACTGCTGAAACGACAGTTGGAGACACAAATGCAGAATCAgaaacagcagttcagacaACTGTTGTAACATCTgctccaacaacaacagcagtgcTGTCAATATCTGCAGCAACAAGTACAACAGCAAAAAGTGCAGTCACAATCCCTGGGGAAACAACAGCTGGAGCCACAACTGCAGAATCAAAAAACACAGCTCAGCCAGCTGTGGAAATATCAGCTCCCACAACTACAGTAGCGTTGACATCTGCAGCAACTAGTGAAACATTAATGCCTGCTGGGGCGGTAACTGGGGAAGCAACTGCTGAAACAACTGCAGCATCCATAACCACAGAATCAGAAACAACATTTGGGACAGCTATCGAAACATCTGTTTCGTCTGTGCCAACAAGTGGAGCATCACCGCCCACAACAGCAGTTGTTCCTTCTGGAACAACAACGCAATCAATCCAAACAACAGCAACTGCATTTACGTCAACTGCAGAAAGAGCAACAGTGACACAGACGATAACAACAACACCAACTGCAGAAATGACGGGATCTCCAGCACAAGCGTCAACTGCAGGAACAGTAAATACCGCCACAGGAAATGCAGCCACAAGTGCTGCGACAAATCCTGTGACAAATGCTTTGACAGGAAATGCAGCCACAAATTTTGTGACAAATGCCTTGACAGGAAATGCAGCCACAAATTTTGTGACAAATGCCTTGACAGGAAATGCGGCGACAAATTTTGTGACAAATGCCGCGACAAATTTTGTGACAAATGCCGCGACAGGAAATGCGGTGACAAATTCTGTGACAAATGCTGTGACGGGAAATGCAGCAACAAATTCTGTGACAAATGGCGCGACAGGAAATGCAGCAACAAATTCGGTGACAAATGGCGCGACAGGAAATGCAGCAACAAATTCTGTGACAAATGGTGCGACAGGAAATGCAGCAACAAATTCTGTGACAAATTCCGCGACAGGAAATGCAGCAACAAATTCTGTGACAAATGGCGCGACAGGAAATGCAGCCACAAATTTTGCGTCAAATGCCGCGACAGTAAGTGCGGTGGCAAATTCTGTGACAAATGCCTTGACAGGAAATGCAGCCACAAATTTTGTGACAAATGCCGCGACAGGAAATGCAGCGACAAATTTTGCGACAAATGGTGTGACAGGAAATGCAGCGACAAATTCAGTGACAAATGCTGCAACTGGAAATGATGGAACAAATGCTGTCACAGAAAACAGCGTGACAAATGCAGTGTCAGGAAATGGCGCGACAAATGCCGCAACAGCAAATGCTGCGACAAATGCTGCAACAGGAAATGCCGGGACAAATGCAATGACAGGAAATGCCGCAACAGGAAATGCACCGACAAATGCAGCAACAGGAAATGCCGGGACAAACGCAATGACAGGAAATGCCGCAACAAATGCGGCGACGGCAAATGCTGCCACAAATGCAGCGACGGGAAATGCCGCAACAAATGCGGTGACAGCAAATGCTGCAACGAATGCAGCGACAGGAAATGCCGCAACAGGAAATGCCGGGACAAATGCAGCAACAGCAAATGCAGCAACAGCAAATGTTGTGACAAATGCTGCAACAGGAAATGCCGGGACAAATGCAATGACAGGAAATGCCGCAACAGGAAATGCCCCGACAAATGCAGCAACAGGAAATGCCGGGACAAATGCAGTGACAGGAAATGCTGCAACAGGAAATGCCCCGACAAATGCAGCAACAGGAAATGCCGGGACAAATGCAATGACAGGAAATGCCGCAACAGGAAATGCTCCGACAAATGCTGCAACAGGAAATGCCGCAACAAATGCGGCGACGGCAAATGCTCTCACAAATGCAGCGACGGGAAATGTCGCAACAAATGTGGCAACATTAAATGCTGCAACGAATGCAGCGACAGGAAATGCCACAACAGAAAATGCCCCGACAAATGCAGCAACAGCAAATGCTGCGACAAATGCTGCAACAGGAAATGCCGGGACAAATGCAATGACAGGAAATGCCGCAACAAATGCGGCGACGGCAAATGCTGCCACAAATGCGGCGACAGCAAATGCTGCAACGAATGCAGCGACAGGAAATGCCGCAACAGGAAATGCCCCGACAAATGCAGCAACAGCAAATGCAGCAACAGCAAATGCTGTGACAAATGCTGCAACAGGAAATGCCAGGACAAATGCAATGACAGGAAATGCCGCAACAGGAAATGCCCCGACAAATGCAGCAACAGCAAATGCTGCGACAAATGCCCCAACAGGAAATGCCCCGACAAATGCCGCAACAGGAAATGCCCCGACAAATGCGGCGACAGCAAATGCTGCAACGAATGCAGCGACAGGAAATCCCGCAACAGGAAATGCCCCGACAAATGCGGCGACAGCAAATGCTGCAACGAATGCAGCGACAGGAAATGCCGCAACAGGAAATGCCCCGACAAATGCGGCGACAGCAAATGCTGCAACGAATGCAGCGACAGGAAAGGCCGCAACAGGAAATGCCTCGACAAATGCAGCAACAGGAAATGCCGCAACAAATGCAGCGACAGCGAATGCTGCAACAAATGCAGCGACAGGAATTGTCGCAACAACCGTGCCGGGAGCAACACAAGTCGCAACTAGGACGATGGCAGCTGCCGTGACTGTAATAACCAGACGAGTTTCTTTCCGATCGCTTCAAAGCACGTTTACGAACGACCTGCTGAATCAGTCCTCTCCCCAGTTCAAGTTTCGAGCTACCATGATAAAAAGTCAG CTTCAACCTTTATTCCAAAGGGAATTTCCTACCATCTTCAGGATCCTGATTATCATTGGATTCAG ACCCGGCTCGGTCATCAACGACATGGATCTCCAGTTCACCAACACGGCGCCAAACAACACGGCGATCGCCGCCGTCCTGACTGACGCCGCCTCGGTCGTCAGCGGCTTTGACATCGAGCAAAGCTCCATCACCATCGAAGGAATcg TTTCGGGCGGAGCGAGCCACAAGATCGGCCTGGTCAGCGCATCCTGTCTGGTGGTTCTTTCGTGGATCCTGTCGAGTCAGCAATAA